The Salinibaculum sp. SYNS191 genome has a window encoding:
- a CDS encoding alcohol dehydrogenase catalytic domain-containing protein, giving the protein MRRAAVLTEYDEPLAVTEVDGVAPGTDGIVVETDACGICRSDWHAWKGHWPSVPTDGHILGHEPAGTVTAVGDEVENFAVGDEVGIPFNVACGGCHNCWSGDSHLCSDGLSLGFTDELPGAFASEFAIPRADFNAVHLPDGMTAVEMAGLGCRFATAFHGLAHKADVHAGDWLAVHGCGGIGLSAVNIGAALGANVVAVDLDEDALALAEQVGATETVVAGETDVPKAVADVTDGGADVSVDALGIAETCRNSIDCLAAKGQHVQVGMTTDDEAGEIALPVDEMVGAELEFVGVKGMPPSRYPELFRMIAGGKLTPADLVTSEVGLGDVSDRLASMDDYDTLGMEVVTSF; this is encoded by the coding sequence ATGCGACGCGCAGCAGTCCTCACGGAGTACGACGAACCGCTCGCGGTGACAGAGGTCGACGGCGTAGCGCCCGGGACCGACGGCATCGTCGTCGAGACCGACGCCTGCGGCATCTGCCGCAGCGACTGGCACGCCTGGAAAGGTCACTGGCCGTCGGTCCCGACCGACGGTCACATCCTCGGCCACGAACCCGCGGGCACCGTCACGGCAGTCGGCGACGAGGTGGAGAACTTCGCCGTCGGCGACGAGGTAGGCATCCCGTTCAACGTCGCCTGTGGCGGCTGTCACAACTGCTGGTCCGGCGACTCCCACCTCTGTTCCGACGGGCTCAGCCTCGGGTTCACCGACGAACTCCCCGGGGCCTTCGCCTCCGAGTTCGCCATCCCCAGGGCCGACTTCAACGCCGTCCACCTGCCCGACGGCATGACCGCCGTGGAGATGGCCGGCCTCGGCTGTCGCTTCGCGACGGCGTTTCACGGCCTCGCGCACAAGGCCGACGTCCACGCGGGCGACTGGCTGGCCGTCCACGGCTGTGGCGGCATCGGCCTCTCGGCGGTCAACATCGGGGCCGCCCTCGGCGCGAACGTCGTCGCCGTCGACCTGGACGAGGACGCGCTCGCTCTCGCCGAACAGGTCGGGGCCACCGAGACGGTCGTAGCCGGGGAGACGGACGTCCCGAAGGCCGTGGCCGACGTCACCGACGGCGGCGCGGACGTCTCCGTCGACGCGCTCGGCATCGCCGAAACCTGCCGCAACTCCATCGACTGCCTCGCAGCCAAGGGCCAGCACGTCCAGGTCGGGATGACGACCGACGACGAGGCCGGCGAAATCGCGCTCCCGGTCGACGAGATGGTCGGCGCGGAACTGGAGTTCGTCGGCGTCAAGGGGATGCCGCCGAGTCGCTACCCCGAACTGTTCCGGATGATTGCCGGCGGCAAACTCACGCCGGCGGACCTCGTCACCAGCGAAGTCGGCCTCGGGGACGTCTCCGACCGGCTGGCGTCGATGGACGACTACGACACGCTCGGTATGGAAGTCGTCACCTCGTTCTGA
- the aldA gene encoding aldehyde dehydrogenase: MVETPETNHYIDGAWRAGSPEIDVLNPATEDVVATIPDADEDVVAEALAAAQAAQDEWGATPGVERAEVIRDIGSVIEDHVGDIGDVLMAEQGKPKSAADGEVTGTLTLADYAAGWGRRIEGDIVPSDNREEQIQLQRHPMGVVAAIVPWNYPIAVLMRKILPALIAGNAVVVKPSSTTPLSAIRVFELLDEELDLPDGLLNLVLGGSDVGDALVTSRDTDMVTMTGSTRVGKVIMEAAAENLTPVSLELGGKAPAIVAADADLDAAVEDILTARITNAGQVCTCAERVFVHEDVAEEFTEKYVAATEALDLGAPESDPDMGPQVTRGELDWTHSSVESAVDSGATLLAGGEPPSGSDFETGFWYAPTVLGDVDPSMDVVEEEVFGPVTPIVTVDSVEQAVEYANRSRYGLSSYVFTEDYRTAMKTVQDLDYGETYVNRTLGEAWQGHHIGWNESGMGGDDGKYGVLKYTQIKSVYYDYS; this comes from the coding sequence ATGGTGGAGACACCCGAGACCAATCACTACATCGACGGAGCGTGGCGAGCGGGCTCGCCAGAGATAGACGTACTGAATCCGGCGACAGAGGACGTCGTCGCGACGATTCCGGACGCCGACGAGGATGTCGTCGCCGAGGCGCTGGCCGCGGCCCAGGCGGCACAGGACGAGTGGGGCGCGACGCCCGGCGTCGAGCGCGCCGAGGTCATCCGCGACATCGGGTCGGTCATCGAGGACCACGTCGGCGACATCGGCGACGTGCTGATGGCCGAACAGGGCAAGCCCAAGTCCGCCGCGGACGGCGAAGTGACGGGCACGCTCACCCTGGCCGACTACGCGGCGGGGTGGGGCCGGCGCATCGAGGGCGACATCGTCCCGAGCGACAACCGCGAGGAGCAGATTCAGCTCCAGCGCCACCCGATGGGCGTCGTCGCCGCCATCGTCCCCTGGAACTACCCCATCGCCGTCCTCATGCGGAAGATTCTCCCGGCGCTCATCGCCGGCAACGCCGTCGTCGTCAAACCCAGTTCGACCACGCCGCTGTCGGCGATTCGCGTCTTCGAACTGCTGGACGAGGAACTGGACCTCCCCGACGGCCTGCTCAACCTCGTCCTCGGCGGGAGCGACGTCGGCGACGCGCTGGTCACCTCCCGCGACACCGACATGGTGACGATGACCGGCTCCACGCGCGTCGGCAAGGTCATCATGGAGGCCGCGGCGGAGAACCTCACGCCCGTCTCGCTCGAACTCGGCGGGAAGGCCCCCGCCATCGTCGCCGCCGACGCCGACCTCGACGCGGCCGTCGAGGACATCCTGACCGCACGCATCACCAACGCCGGGCAGGTCTGTACCTGCGCCGAGCGCGTGTTCGTCCACGAGGACGTCGCCGAGGAGTTCACCGAGAAGTACGTCGCCGCGACCGAGGCCCTCGACCTCGGCGCGCCCGAGAGCGACCCCGACATGGGCCCGCAGGTCACTCGGGGGGAACTCGACTGGACGCACTCCTCTGTCGAGTCCGCGGTCGACAGCGGCGCGACGCTGCTGGCCGGCGGTGAACCGCCGAGCGGCAGCGACTTCGAGACCGGCTTCTGGTACGCCCCGACCGTGCTCGGCGACGTCGACCCGTCGATGGACGTCGTCGAGGAGGAGGTGTTCGGTCCCGTCACGCCCATCGTCACCGTCGACTCCGTCGAGCAGGCCGTCGAGTACGCCAACCGGTCGCGCTACGGGCTCTCCTCGTACGTCTTCACCGAGGACTACCGGACGGCGATGAAGACCGTCCAGGACCTGGACTACGGCGAAACCTACGTCAACCGGACGCTCGGCGAGGCCTGGCAGGGCCACCACATCGGCTGGAACGAATCGGGCATGGGCGGCGACGACGGCAAGTACGGCGTCCTGAAGTACACCCAGATAAAGAGCGTCTACTACGACTACAGCTGA
- a CDS encoding mandelate racemase/muconate lactonizing enzyme family protein — translation MEHSTDMEITGINSYHIDYEMAAPFEPSWYPGFEQHVHKVQLYEVETDAGISGITSVTGDASRVDSLDLAREYLVGTDPRNIEKRLDDLASLNSYGPRPWHFEIAFWDIKGKEVGKPVYELLGGDDEPIPAYASSGELRPADERLAWVDERVDEGFEAVKLRFHSDDMADDLAVARAVRDAYPDLTIMVDLNMGWSVSHPGGGTWTFDDALSVARELEDIGNVGWLEEPFDQLNYDALARLREATDVPIAGGEFNNGVHHFREFVDREALDVLQPDVMLSAGISKTKLIAGLADVHGLQFAPHTWNDGIGFAANVQVLACTNPSWCEYPIEPPGWSIETRDFLLEEPLLAEDGAVSPPDGPGLGIELDWDLVHELAGN, via the coding sequence TTGGAGCATTCGACAGACATGGAAATCACTGGCATCAACTCCTACCACATCGACTACGAGATGGCGGCCCCGTTCGAGCCGTCCTGGTATCCGGGGTTCGAACAGCACGTCCACAAGGTACAGCTCTACGAGGTGGAGACGGACGCGGGCATCAGCGGCATCACGTCCGTCACCGGGGACGCCTCCCGCGTGGACTCGCTCGACCTCGCGCGGGAGTACCTCGTCGGCACGGACCCACGGAACATCGAGAAGCGGCTGGACGACCTCGCCTCGCTGAACTCCTACGGCCCCCGCCCCTGGCACTTCGAAATCGCCTTCTGGGACATCAAGGGCAAGGAGGTCGGCAAGCCCGTCTACGAACTGCTCGGCGGTGACGACGAGCCGATTCCGGCCTACGCGTCCAGCGGCGAACTCCGGCCAGCGGACGAGCGACTGGCGTGGGTCGACGAGCGCGTCGATGAGGGGTTCGAGGCGGTCAAACTCCGCTTTCACTCCGACGACATGGCCGACGACCTCGCCGTCGCGCGCGCGGTCAGAGACGCGTACCCCGACCTGACGATCATGGTCGACCTGAACATGGGCTGGAGCGTCTCCCACCCCGGCGGCGGCACGTGGACGTTCGACGACGCGCTGTCGGTCGCGCGGGAACTGGAGGACATCGGCAACGTCGGCTGGCTGGAGGAGCCGTTCGACCAGCTGAACTACGACGCCCTCGCCCGGCTTCGGGAAGCGACAGACGTGCCCATCGCGGGCGGGGAGTTCAACAACGGCGTCCACCACTTCCGCGAGTTCGTCGACCGCGAGGCGCTGGACGTACTCCAGCCGGACGTGATGCTCAGCGCCGGCATCTCGAAGACCAAACTCATCGCCGGTCTGGCCGATGTGCACGGGCTGCAGTTCGCCCCGCACACCTGGAACGACGGCATCGGCTTCGCCGCGAACGTCCAGGTGCTCGCCTGCACGAACCCGAGCTGGTGCGAGTACCCCATCGAGCCGCCGGGGTGGTCCATCGAGACGCGGGACTTCCTGCTGGAGGAGCCGCTTCTCGCAGAAGACGGCGCGGTGTCACCGCCCGATGGCCCGGGACTGGGCATCGAACTGGACTGGGACCTCGTCCACGAACTCGCCGGGAACTGA